The DNA segment gtcacaacttcCAAGTCGTAGattaacaaatttaacaaagaataacttttgccaacaggtgccacttcggactgagtaggcaactgaaAAGTGAAGACCTCTTCCGACctaactctacaagtcactcatcatccccgtcctgctatatggtgcaatagcatggacgatgacaacatctgatgagtcggcgttacgagttttcgagagaaatgtgcTGCGGATGATTCATAGTCATTTGCGCATTggtccgaatgaacgaaaatactccagctctgaaagtattcggcgcaatacccgccgggagaagcagaagaagagaaagaccttcagtccgttggaaagaccaggtggagaaggacttggctacacTTTGAAtccccaattggcgccaaacatcGAAAAGGAAGGAAGGTGTGTCCCAGTCGAGTATTATAGGAAATATGCGTAAGACTAATTTGAAGGCGATTATAaagaattgttttaaaatacgcACTTTGTTGTCAGTCCATATCGAACTTCATCAGATACTACGaggtatgtatattatttttacgaTTTCGACTACTTACCCCCGTAAATAGCATTAAGTTCAGTTCAACTATTCCACACACTTTTTCAACGGGCTTACGTATCATCAGATGTAGAAGAAAACGTTTTACAGCATGCTCCATCTCTTTTGATGTAATATAGAGCGCATTAAGCACAAATGCTGTACGAGATTTCTGTgtgaaaagagaaaaaacttGCAAGTTTCCATGTAATGAATTTCACACGAACTACCTCATTCGTAACGGCTTTATTTACCAACAGAATGATGATCACCCGTACGACATAGAGAAAATGCCATAGCAATCTGTTCCATTGTGGTGCTTCAAGGCTTTTGTAtagttcaaataaatttattgtaaaaccaAACACCGATCCTAGAAAGTTGAGTAACAGAATTGcgtcaaaaaaatttaccacTTGCACCAAAAGCTTATCCAAATCAGAGTACAAGCGACGTAGCCGCTCCAAAATCTCACAATTATCCCAGTGTGTTCTAGAAAACTCGCGCTTATACCAAGAATATGATCCAGCATTCATAATGACTTCATGCCTTACCGGTGAGCTATGCAAATCTAGATGATTTATGCGTTGTCGGAGCGTTTCATTTATACGTTTATAAAGTAGATATGTGAAGCGTAGAGCTAACCAATATTGACCCAATTTAAATAATACTAAGATATGGGATAGATGATAAGAACCAAAGAaacgcaaaaatatatttagtttataaTCCACTTTAACGAAAATATAACCTAGAGGGATTATGATCAGAACTGAAATAACCGCAGTGTAAAGGCACAATTCCTTGTAAAGCACTGACAAAATATTATACTCTGGAGGCTGCTGCGGCAGTTCAAGCGCTTTTAACTCCTTGAAGATTTGTAAAAACTTTTGGCTTATTTCACGATAACTAGATGCCGAATAAAAGGTGTTGAACACACAAAATGTACATATGAGATTATCCACGACGATTTCGCTCGAGCTAAATATTGTATTCAGTGTTATATGCGATGGGTCAATGTTTGCAATAAAATTCCAGCTGAAAACGTAAATGTTTATGAGTATAACGGAAGCGTGAACGTAATGAAGGTGACGTAGTCGATTCAATTTTCGTTTTCTCGTTTTTGGTATCGGTGCCATACAGAATAGCTGGCAGGTCACAGTGAGAGCGCGTATTAATCGCTCCAAAGTCAGCGTAAGCATTTCAAGGCGGCGTTTGAAACTTTCAAGAGATTTTTGTGTGGGAATTATCACAAGGCTGCAAAAGATATAGaagataacaaaaaattttagcaaaaaaaaaatactgaaaactctcattttttcgtgactacccctaaccccttaagtaaACAGTTATAATGTGCGGCACATAACTTCactatttattatcaaaaaaaaccTCTAAGTTAAGCTTgtacttctttaaaaaaaatcgaacttaCCGACAtaatatttcatcaattttatgaTAGAGTACCGAAACTTTTAGAAGCGTGATACTCACTTCACCTCAGATGCGTTACTGTGCTATAATCTTACAATTTTGATGAAATGAATATACAGTTAATATGAAAAGGTAATGTTTTTATTGCataataatttgaagttttAATGGACACTGTAGCAGGAATTATAATGTTTATACTGCTTAGCGTTAATGGCATCTAAGTgcataatacttgtatattaaagtCTATTAAACACTATTAAACACTTTAACCTAAAAAACTATGTATGGTATCTGCATATACTATAATTGATCGCTGTTCGGATGCTTTCAAGTACATATTCGAAGGGAATGTATTTTTGACATATCAAGTTCAAAGTTTTAAAGTTAATAGCTTTTTATATGGCAGCTCTTTCCATTACTGttcctttatacatatattcctgTTATATGTTATCATTAGATTCCATCACAGTTACGACTTTTTTCTAGCTGTCTTTTTATAGACTCaagacattttatttaatgtctTGGGTATGAAGCGTGTGACTGCTAAACTCGCACCGAAATACCTggatcttttgcaaaaacgatgTTGAGTGAGGTCGCAAAAAAGAGACCACATAGCCGCAgactctacatacatacatgcatgaaACACACCATTACTGGTGACGATATCAAGATTTGTGAATATTATCTCGAAACTATCCAAAAATCGAGCAAATGGAGCTCCAAAAATGCGtcgaaagcaaaaaaatcgCTGAAGACCATCCCAACCGAGGCTTTTAACAAGGGAATGGATGGAAAATTGAATTTAGCGTTCAGAGGCTTGTTTTGGCCCAAAAGAatctattttgaaggcgataatgaagatttatattaaaatgtgtgaaaatgtgttttttttttggttttttgttattCGAGGTCAAATTTGATGGCTAACGCGTCAAGTGAGTGAGTAAACAGCAGTGCCGCAAATTTAACTTTCTCAACATTAGTTCTGCAGTTCCTGCAGTGGTTTAAGAGCTAGTAGGCGTAACCATTCGTTCCCAGTcgagcgtatatatgtatatccaaccATGAACGGGCCAGCCTTATATAATACAAAAGCCAAAAATGGATAAACCCAGTTCTATAAATGTGGAAAGGTCAGacacattaatatataataaacaagAATTATATGGATAGTTTGGAACTAAGTTGGGTAGGTGCTAGAAGCTTTTATTCATATTCTAGATTTCATAACCTACCGACAATAACTCATACCCTCGTCTGACATTGAGGTTGAGCACAACCCTTCTATgacctacatatataaatataaagctgATAAAATAAATACCATAAATTAAATACCATAATGAAATTAGCGACATGTATTCATTAATCAAACGGTGTTCTACACTattaattgaaaacatttaaCGCAGACACTTCGAGCTGCTTCGTTATAGTTCCTGCGACGAGTGCGTTTCGAGTTAGTTAGTTGTGTATTCTTCGCGGAATGTTGCCGACGATAGTACACGGAAGTTCAAACAAAAGAAAGTTACAGCACCGTTCACAATTCTCACCGTCTACCAAGCACACCAGTGTCGATGGTTTGGAAACGCAGTTATATCGCGcagttcattattttttattgctctcTGAAATTTTTGTAAGCCTACCATATGACGCACATCAACATTTACCgaccgacaacaacaataagcatagTATATGGCTTATATTGCACATCGTTTGGTGCATTACTATTTATGCCAGTCTCATCGTGGCCATATACAGCGAGTCCACGAATATCAACATCGACTTGCCGACAATACATAAGCCGTTATATTTTGGCGAatatctaatatacatattgcATATATTCCTGATTATAACCAGCAGTTATTGGGGCCGTCACAAATGTCGACGATTTTTGCATATTATCGCTGAATTCGATTACactttaattgattttaagAGACAACCGAAGTACGAACGTTTAACGTGTTTCTTGCAAACTCATGtggttttggtaattttctttgtattttggACTGCCACCGTCAATTACTTTTACAGCAATGGCATTTTCCTTAACTACATACGAAGTCTCGTCGTCTATCTGTTGCCGAACCTAATATTGTCCATCTCACTCATACAATACTACTCGTTGTTGTATACTATCGCCCAGCGCTCGAGACGATTAAACGAAATACTATTCGGAGAGCTTTCACAAAATAATAGTCCAcggtttttaaatgaaaaactacAACGC comes from the Bactrocera dorsalis isolate Fly_Bdor unplaced genomic scaffold, ASM2337382v1 BdCtg024, whole genome shotgun sequence genome and includes:
- the LOC115066380 gene encoding uncharacterized protein LOC115066380 yields the protein MLSLATRPSSGTDLYQFSVRRKGRAGNYKMLCGGNRSNESRLVIIPTQKSLESFKRRLEMLTLTLERLIRALTVTCQLFCMAPIPKTRKRKLNRLRHLHYVHASVILINIYVFSWNFIANIDPSHITLNTIFSSSEIVVDNLICTFCVFNTFYSASSYREISQKFLQIFKELKALELPQQPPEYNILSVLYKELCLYTAVISVLIIIPLGYIFVKVDYKLNIFLRFFGSYHLSHILVLFKLGQYWLALRFTYLLYKRINETLRQRINHLDLHSSPVRHEVIMNAGSYSWYKREFSRTHWDNCEILERLRRLYSDLDKLLVQVVNFFDAILLLNFLGSVFGFTINLFELYKSLEAPQWNRLLWHFLYVVRVIIILLVNKAVTNEKSRTAFVLNALYITSKEMEHAVKRFLLHLMIRKPVEKVCGIVELNLMLFTGILNIAIQYITFLIQIDLSKDPSNIHKKIDNKN
- the LOC105229190 gene encoding putative gustatory receptor 59f, with amino-acid sequence MLPTIVHGSSNKRKLQHRSQFSPSTKHTSVDGLETQLYRAVHYFLLLSEIFVSLPYDAHQHLPTDNNNKHSIWLILHIVWCITIYASLIVAIYSESTNINIDLPTIHKPLYFGEYLIYILHIFLIITSSYWGRHKCRRFLHIIAEFDYTLIDFKRQPKYERLTCFLQTHVVLVIFFVFWTATVNYFYSNGIFLNYIRSLVVYLLPNLILSISLIQYYSLLYTIAQRSRRLNEILFGELSQNNSPRFLNEKLQRIRLLYSALQVFTKEVNNSFASSVVLVYIGSFTNLAVNIFLIYKYVDEWNTSAMSLVFYSLVWTIMHIAKMFLILYYNQSIQNQNSNTILIMNEIGGQNTEMEDTVTHFVLQLIINTRTNIVCGVAELNLKFITTLLTAMSTVFIFLLQYDITYEALKLTHNSGNPL